In Eupeodes corollae chromosome 3, idEupCoro1.1, whole genome shotgun sequence, a single genomic region encodes these proteins:
- the LOC129948966 gene encoding POU domain, class 6, transcription factor 2 isoform X2 → MTIQKSLSPATNHSLKDIDFYKNFTNNMSTASTGKMEGLSPSHDQTDASALAAAAAAAHAHLNGTMQDMINLQKLQNLATLQHQHNQQQQQQHNQQQSDSPVAVPPVAAALASLQGLAGISSAVPLNSPLNLSIGSTTSAATAVANLSSSTGPTNSINNNKPHGPLGSTSTSSSSPLPVSSLSISITGSTATSPPHGGDTIAGVGNSPVASNLIAGGCSPPAASAQMPQLILASGQLVQGVQGAQLLIPTAQGIAVQTILTIPVSQQINTNEQFGKFATPLPPPPQSQSLLKPNLFSNGVQQLLAALHPELFAAAAANHLANAADAHHHHQHAAVAAAAAAAKSFHMQQIKQEQQRDQQSQAHRASQQFQHLHHQHQQLQSTDNHHLSPKLEATTINSRHSPSPPLHQFNSSSPCGRSPSMSPQPPAGSSQANMPLHLKQSPNRDCSAGINLSHQQQTAKSPVSPALMALSSGGNGNNCPSASNHYSSSPMSSHLFRSHSPAGSQHLTSMSTPSPSNIQHQSREQQQREHQIASASSVLSSINRLTSTNGELTITKSHGPSTTQSSSLSPPHHQSSSLTSQSQSQHHQQQPNSHHPLHSGGVGGHHPHLHSGGNSLKMSPSSSSSVGMQQQQQISPNGTDGSGTDLLVDSPHEQTINQATSNVVDGIDLDEIKEFAKAFKLRRLSLGLTQTQVGQALSVTEGPAYSQSAICSALAAQMYAAQLSSQQQNMFEKLDITPKSAQKIKPVLERWMKEAEESHWNRYKTGQNHLTDYIGVEPSKKRKRRTSFTPQALELLNAHFERNTHPSGTEITGLAHQLGYEREVIRIWFCNKRQALKNTVRMMSKGMV, encoded by the exons ATGACAATTCAGAAATCCTTATCACCCGCCACCAATCATTCATTAAAAGAcatagatttttacaaaaacttcacAAACAACATGTCTACTGCATCAACTGGGAAAATGGAGGGTCTATCACCCTCTCACGACCAAACGGATGCTTCAGCCTTAGCAGCGGCGGCTGCTGCAGCTCATGCACACCTTAATGGAACTA TGCAAGACATGataaatttgcaaaagttacaaaatttaGCAACCCTGCAACATCAACATaaccagcagcagcaacaacaacacaaccAGCAGCAATCGGATTCGCCGGTTGCCGTTCCTCCAGTTGCTGCGGCACTTGCTAGCCTTCAGGGATTAGCTGGTATCTCATCTGCAGTACCTTTAAATTCACCTTTGAATTTGAGCATAGGctcaacaacatcagcagcCACAGCAGTAGCAAATTTATCATCATCAACTGGCCCGACTAACagtatcaataataataaacccCATGGTCCACTTGGATCAACGTCTACATCATCGTCATCACCGCTGCCCGTTTCGTcattatctatatctataaccgGTTCAACAGCGACATCACCACCCCATGGTGGTGACACTATTGCCGGAGTGGGCAATTCACCTGTGGCCAGTAACTTAATTGCAGGTGGCTGTAGTCCACCAGCCGCTAGTGCACAAATGCCACAATTAATTTTGGCATCAGGACAATTAGTTCAAGGTGTTCAGGGGGCACAACTGCTTATACCTACCGCACAAG GAATCGCCGTGCAAACAATACTTACGATACCCGTAAGTCAGCAAATTAATACCAACGAACAATTTGGAAAGTTCGCAACACCATTGCCCCCACCGCCACAATCTCAGAGTCTTCTTAAACCAAATCTTTTTTCAAATGGTGTTCAGCAACTGTTAGCTGCGCTTCACCCTGAACTGTTTGCAGCTGCGGCAGCGAACCACCTTGCGAACGCTGCAGATgcccatcaccatcatcagcaTGCGGCAGTGGCGGCTGCAGCTGCAGCCGCCAAATCTTTCCACATGCAACAGATAAAACAGGAACAACAGCGTGATCAACAATCACAAGCTCATCGAGCGAGTCAACAGTTTCAGCATCtgcatcatcaacatcaacaacttCAATCTACTGACAATCATCACCTTTCGCCGAAATTGGAAGCCACTACCATAAACTCGCGTCATTCGCCATCACCACCACTTCACCAATTTAACTCATCGTCGCCTTGTGGAAGGTCGCCTTCAATGTCACCACAGCCACCAGCAGGAAGTTCCCAAGCAAACATGCCTCTTCACCTCAAACAAAGTCCTAATCGTGATTGCTCGGCAGGAATAAATCTAAGTCATCAGCAACAGACAGCGAAGTCACCCGTGTCTCCTGCCTTAATGGCGCTGAGCAGCGGTGGTAATGGCAACAATTGTCCTTCTGCGAGCAATCATTATTCGTCCTCACCAATGAGTTCACATTTATTTCGAAGTCACTCTCCTGCCGGCAGTCAGCATCTAACTTCGATGTCCACTCCATCGCCATCCAATATTCAACATCAGTCACGAGAACAGCAGCAGAGAGAGCACCAGATAGCGTCTGCGTCCAGTGTACTAAGTAGCATCAATAG ACTTACATCAACCAATGGCGAATTAACAATAACTAAATCCCATGGTCCAAGTACAACCCAATCGTCTTCTCTATCGCCTCCGCATCATCAGTCGTCGTCGCTGACGTCGCAATCGCAATCGCAGCATCACCAGCAACAACCGAATTCTCATCATCCTTTACATTCGGGTGGCGTTGGTGGTCACCATCCGCATCTGCATTCTGGAGGAAATTCGTTAAAAATGAGTccttcatcgtcgtcatcgGTGGGGatgcaacaacagcaacaaatctCACCGAATGGGACTGATGGTTCGGGCACAGATTTGCTGGTGGACTCACCAc atgaGCAAACCATCAATCAAGCGACCAGTAATGTTGTGGATGGCATCGATTTGGATGAAATTAAGGAATTCGCCAAAGCATTTAAGCTACGCAGGTTGTCATTGGGACTGACTCAGACTCAGGTTGGTCAGGCACTGTCGGTGACTGAAGGTCCCGCGTATAGTCAAAGTGCCATATGCAG TGCTCTAGCCGCCCAGATGTATGCAGCTCAATTATCAtcccaacaacaaaatat GTTTGAAAAACTAGATATAACTCCAAAGAgtgctcaaaaaataaaacccgtCCTTGAAAGATGGATGAAGGAAGCCGAGGAAAG cCACTGGAACCGGTATAAAACTGGCCAAAACCACTTGACAGATTATATAGGTGTAGAGccatcaaaaaaaagaaaacgaagaacGTCATTTACTCCACAAGCCCTAGAATTGTTAAATGCGCATTTTGAGAGAAATACTCATCCATCAG gaACTGAAATCACTGGCCTCGCTCACCAACTAGGATACGAGCGTGAAGTTATTCGAATATGGTTTTGTAATAAACGACAAGCACTTAAAAACACCGTTCGAATGATGTCAAAAGGAATGGTGTGA